One window of Deltaproteobacteria bacterium PRO3 genomic DNA carries:
- the glgA gene encoding glycogen synthase GlgA, translating into MSLPKIALIASEIEPFAKTGGLADMVGSFSHALVKLGRKPALFLPKYTSIPKRFLGEVRGELCVSAGGRGFAVRIFLGRNPAGAELYLFEIPGLFDRPGLYGESSGDFSDNCLRFTVFCRAALEWIRAQGNPYEILHCHDWQTALIPIYLKTQWAEDPTFAKSRCLLTLHNMAYQGNFPREEFPTLGLEDRYFHPDWLEFYQKFSLLKGGIVAADALTTVSPTYAREILESELGFGMQGVLERRGDRLMGILNGIDEEEWDPERSPDLPFHYSAADLRGKAACKAALQRELGLPEAPETPLFGTISRLVDQKGIDLLLEAFGRSAELDFQWALLGQGEARFETGLRRLAEKMPERVALRIGYDVGLSQRLTAGADFLAMPSRFEPCGYNQLYALRYGTLPIVHGIGGLKDSVRDLSRDPEGGTGFVLESLGGDALREGLRRAAELFQRKEALEAARRRAMAADFTWKYSARQYLELYDRMLQEPPWRPSPPQAQPSP; encoded by the coding sequence ATGTCCTTGCCAAAGATAGCGCTCATCGCCTCCGAAATCGAGCCCTTCGCCAAAACGGGGGGCCTGGCCGACATGGTGGGGAGCTTCAGCCACGCCTTGGTCAAGCTGGGGCGCAAGCCCGCCTTGTTTCTCCCCAAATACACCTCCATCCCGAAGCGATTTCTCGGCGAGGTGCGGGGCGAACTTTGCGTCTCGGCCGGCGGCCGGGGCTTCGCGGTGAGGATTTTTTTGGGGAGAAATCCCGCGGGCGCCGAGCTGTATCTCTTCGAGATCCCGGGGTTATTCGATCGCCCCGGCCTCTACGGCGAAAGCTCGGGCGATTTTTCGGATAATTGCCTGCGTTTCACGGTGTTTTGCCGCGCCGCCTTGGAATGGATCCGAGCGCAGGGAAACCCCTATGAAATCCTGCATTGCCACGACTGGCAGACGGCCCTGATCCCGATTTACCTCAAGACCCAATGGGCCGAAGACCCGACCTTCGCCAAGAGCCGCTGCCTCCTCACCCTGCACAACATGGCCTACCAGGGGAATTTTCCCCGCGAAGAGTTTCCAACGCTGGGGCTCGAGGACCGGTATTTTCATCCCGACTGGCTGGAATTCTATCAAAAGTTCAGCCTGCTGAAAGGAGGGATCGTCGCCGCCGACGCCCTCACCACCGTGTCGCCCACCTACGCCCGCGAAATCTTGGAGAGCGAGCTGGGCTTCGGGATGCAAGGGGTCTTGGAGAGACGCGGGGACCGTTTGATGGGCATCCTCAACGGCATCGACGAGGAGGAATGGGACCCGGAGCGAAGCCCGGACCTGCCTTTCCACTACTCGGCCGCGGACCTGCGCGGCAAGGCGGCCTGCAAGGCGGCCCTGCAGCGCGAGCTGGGCCTGCCCGAAGCGCCTGAGACTCCCTTGTTCGGCACCATCAGCCGGCTGGTGGACCAAAAGGGCATCGATCTGCTCTTGGAGGCCTTTGGAAGATCCGCGGAGCTGGACTTTCAATGGGCCCTCTTGGGCCAGGGCGAGGCGCGCTTCGAGACGGGCCTGCGCCGCCTGGCGGAGAAGATGCCGGAGCGCGTGGCCCTGCGGATCGGTTACGACGTCGGGCTCTCCCAGCGCCTCACCGCAGGGGCGGATTTTTTGGCGATGCCCTCGCGCTTCGAACCCTGCGGCTACAACCAGCTCTACGCCCTGCGCTACGGGACCCTGCCGATCGTCCACGGCATCGGCGGCTTGAAGGACAGCGTCCGGGACTTGAGCCGGGACCCCGAGGGCGGGACCGGCTTTGTGCTGGAAAGCCTGGGGGGCGATGCCTTGCGCGAAGGGCTGCGCCGGGCCGCCGAGCTCTTTCAGCGCAAGGAGGCGCTTGAGGCCGCGCGGCGCCGCGCCATGGCCGCGGATTTCACCTGGAAATACTCTGCCCGGCAATACCTCGAGCTCTACGACCGAATGCTGCAAGAGCCCCCTTGGCGGCCCTCGCCTCCGCAGGCTCAACCCTCGCCGTAA
- a CDS encoding CBS domain-containing protein, translating to MRFADRSHGRHVIFSGKCNQFAAKSRRARKKTKGGAMKVQEIMSRNVRSCGPEANLAEAATLMWEGDCGVIPVTEDGRKVKGLITDRDICIAVATRHRRADEIGVGEVISGQIFSCRPDDDLRSALETMREHKVRRLPVVDKAGDLQGMLSLNDIVLEAKVGKARKGIGLEEVLDALKSISEHRLVAVAA from the coding sequence ATGCGATTCGCTGACCGATCTCATGGGCGGCACGTTATTTTTTCCGGAAAATGCAACCAGTTTGCGGCGAAATCACGGCGGGCAAGGAAAAAGACGAAAGGAGGCGCTATGAAAGTCCAGGAAATCATGAGCCGAAACGTCCGCTCCTGCGGGCCCGAGGCCAATCTCGCCGAGGCGGCTACTTTGATGTGGGAGGGGGACTGCGGGGTGATCCCGGTGACCGAGGACGGCCGGAAAGTGAAGGGCCTGATCACCGACCGCGACATCTGCATCGCCGTGGCGACGCGGCATCGCCGGGCCGACGAGATCGGCGTCGGTGAGGTGATCAGCGGGCAGATCTTTTCCTGCCGCCCGGACGACGACCTTCGCTCCGCGCTGGAAACCATGCGGGAGCACAAGGTGCGCCGCCTCCCGGTCGTGGATAAGGCCGGGGATTTGCAAGGCATGCTCTCCCTCAACGACATCGTCCTGGAGGCGAAGGTGGGGAAGGCACGAAAGGGCATCGGCCTGGAAGAGGTTTTGGACGCCTTAAAATCAATCAGCGAGCACCGCTTGGTCGCGGTGGCCGCCTGA
- a CDS encoding phosphoribosyltransferase yields MPFRDREQAAEQLAKALEKYRGKNPLILAIPRGAVPMAARIAEFLGGEADVVLVRKLRAPDQPELAVGAIDESGHYYLHPYAQALDLDDAYLEREKQFQMRTLRERRALYTPARPPVDPKGRVVIVVDDGIATGSTMIAALQALRVKGPERLVAATAVAPADTLRRLEAYADEIVCLEVPPYFHAVGEFFEDFSQVSDEEVVALLRRRRQSA; encoded by the coding sequence TTGCCGTTTCGAGATCGAGAGCAAGCCGCGGAGCAACTCGCCAAGGCCTTGGAGAAATACCGCGGGAAAAACCCGCTAATCTTGGCCATTCCGCGCGGGGCCGTCCCGATGGCCGCGCGAATCGCCGAGTTCTTGGGCGGCGAGGCGGATGTCGTCTTAGTGCGCAAGCTGCGTGCCCCCGACCAGCCGGAACTCGCGGTGGGGGCCATCGACGAGAGTGGCCATTATTACCTGCACCCCTACGCCCAGGCCCTGGACCTCGACGACGCCTATTTGGAACGGGAAAAACAGTTTCAAATGCGCACCCTGCGGGAGCGGCGGGCTCTCTACACGCCGGCCCGACCGCCGGTCGATCCCAAGGGCCGGGTGGTGATCGTCGTCGACGACGGCATCGCCACCGGCTCGACGATGATCGCAGCCCTGCAGGCCCTCCGGGTCAAGGGGCCCGAGCGGCTGGTGGCCGCGACGGCGGTGGCCCCGGCGGATACCCTGCGGCGCCTCGAGGCCTATGCGGACGAGATCGTCTGCCTCGAGGTCCCGCCGTATTTTCACGCGGTCGGGGAGTTCTTCGAGGATTTTTCCCAGGTCTCGGACGAGGAGGTTGTCGCCTTGCTGCGGCGTAGGCGCCAGAGCGCGTAG
- a CDS encoding L,D-transpeptidase: protein MRIPRRGFLLFLLAMPLGVWISPVAEAKPTRYGEILCQEKGYRCQEVLEGDKWASLWSDEAQRDLVKRVNRMNVRLRPGMTLAVPEELEKKDTLDLAPFPAQIEATGEREIRVDLDRLAWAAYDAEGRLLKWGPAAGGKDYCPDTGEACRTRTGEYRIERMGGAGCKSKKFPIPNGGAPMPYCMFYSDGYALHGSYEVPGYNASHGCVRLFPEDAKWLRQEFVESGTLVKVLPYGEG from the coding sequence ATGCGGATCCCTCGCCGGGGCTTCCTTCTTTTCCTTTTGGCGATGCCCCTGGGCGTCTGGATTTCGCCTGTGGCCGAGGCCAAACCGACCCGTTACGGTGAAATCCTTTGCCAGGAGAAGGGCTATCGCTGCCAGGAGGTCCTGGAAGGCGACAAGTGGGCGAGCCTCTGGTCGGACGAGGCGCAGCGGGATTTGGTCAAGCGCGTGAACCGCATGAACGTCCGCCTGAGACCGGGCATGACCCTCGCGGTTCCGGAGGAGCTGGAAAAAAAGGATACTCTGGACCTCGCCCCCTTTCCCGCCCAGATCGAGGCCACAGGGGAGCGGGAGATTCGCGTCGACCTGGACCGCCTCGCCTGGGCCGCCTACGACGCGGAGGGTAGGCTGCTGAAGTGGGGACCCGCGGCCGGCGGCAAGGACTACTGCCCCGACACCGGCGAGGCCTGCCGGACGCGGACGGGGGAATATCGGATCGAGCGGATGGGCGGCGCCGGCTGCAAATCCAAAAAATTTCCCATTCCGAACGGCGGCGCGCCGATGCCTTATTGCATGTTTTACTCGGACGGATACGCCCTGCACGGCTCCTACGAGGTGCCCGGCTACAACGCCAGCCACGGCTGCGTCCGGCTATTTCCCGAGGACGCGAAGTGGCTGCGCCAGGAATTCGTGGAGTCGGGAACCTTGGTGAAGGTCCTGCCTTACGGCGAGGGTTGA